A window of Schistocerca gregaria isolate iqSchGreg1 unplaced genomic scaffold, iqSchGreg1.2 ptg001234l, whole genome shotgun sequence contains these coding sequences:
- the LOC126329979 gene encoding clustered mitochondria protein homolog: MTVDINNAELTKMALQRDKKEVELVVTSPSSEQIKFSISLDQTVHDIKMTLMDNPSTCCITCYHLEYLNEPIEDERLGIREFLQENKNTLLMIQDLYTYVDSRHHVQRLYELLEPIERPSALVSSSRYPHAEQEEDWLENFDYYEKPYQEAPLGLFYHKDYMTDADVGALLCLKQLRYSSFNPPTGNRRLNGDFFYLDVVTLESKEAVIVASPSGFYVSKCDRDHFDPTPADEPHHSKLLSDCLSFLSCSFKKNFQQRINYQLNSSIYEIAAPSFPCNPWLAPRSSRSYDIQRAEKDLLLNSVIEFGANNKYRSWNDEFQSALDMPVGTVQEIIDRDYTLQRIHCDFVEVATQGAVAIVEGKVQAINVYDSQINRAYIYSDIFYSQAVDPVGMCDDETFSKVINVNLLCLKNFYSVDPPDLRSLNMAIIDYRGFRLVAQTIIPDIFEGLLAGEEVVTYGKLEAIHCDPEFHRRLGQVAAQFHLREHQVSVRVGDEPSPVYKLWTSCDVKGIVDKNNRYYLIDLAYMLPRDYNYRNSAYSNAVYRPELIQQYIYSHGVPSSDKQSAADNESDASKQAEGDSKASAQNGHEKLVFPDYRFNMDLYVNNVNLEDSQEELDKDVELNKDIGEYLMAKAIALAIAACNHSTNIQGGLYPIKEILHECGVNLRYLGYLTNLAASKAPAHVNALVSEMIVRSAKTLFRRFIRSAPENQLACRTAEFLNALFQRPSEAELSNISSDVSPQPFTADSAPSRAALWTQIYRLVKSKYRYDLPVPVDETFFITANLRSFCLSCGIALRARSYNFEDAEHIFFSEDIHQLLPVVKHVSPVSGYGDSILSFSEKASRTDHQLAYNLLQEVHFIFHQIYGPVHPLTAHYFLQLSNLAYSSDKRECAYEYSKRAVQICEQVNGLDHAITACAYDSLARISLSLSKHEEALNYSRRALYLKLINTGANYLHYARMYSELIFLLSELQKFDSASRVLHNLLECMGRRLGGPPLDDRSFALPFTADAKHTSIYLNLANVYHMMATVEHKKGNYAKALSYEMKNYNILTSVGLKETDADVLYANAWLTALTKKAVSAGKGRPLTKDDKLGERQTQSESSNVAQTGRRNRKKNKTKK, encoded by the exons ATGACGGTGGACATCAATAATGCAGaattaacaaaaatggctctacAAAGAGACAAGAAAGAAGTTGAATTAGTCGTGACTTCTCCTAGCTCAGAGCAAATTAAGTTCTCC ATATCACTGGACCAAACAGTCCATGACATTAAGATGACTCTGATGGACAATCCAAGTACCTGCTGCATAACCTGCTATCACCTGGAATACTTGAATGAGCCAATAGAAGATGAAAGGTTGGGAATACGCGAATTTTTACAAGAAAACAAAAATACCTTACTCATGATACAAG ATTTGTACACTTATGTAGATAGTCGACACCATGTTCAGAGACTGTATGAACTTTTGGAGCCAATTGAAAGGCCGTCTGCCTTGGTGTCATCTTCGAGGTATCCGCATGCAGAGCAAGAAGAAGACTGGCTAGAGAATTTCGACTATTACGAAAAGCCATATCAGGAGGCGCCGCTGGGTTTATTTTATCATAAGGATTATATGACCGATGCAGACGTCGGAGCGTTGCTTTGCCTGAAGCAGCTACGCTACAGCAGCTTTAACCCGCCTACAGGGAACCGCCGGCTAAatggtgattttttttatttggacGTGGTGACATTAGAATCTAAGGAGGCCGTCATTGTCGCGAGTCCGAGTGGGTTTTATGTCTCGAAGTGCGACAGGGACCACTTCGACCCAACTCCTGCAGACGAACCGCATCATAGCAAGTTATTGTCTGATTGTTTGTCGTTTTTGTCttgctcatttaaaaaaaattttcagcaaCGAATTAATTATCAACTGAATTCGAGCATTTACGAAATAGCAGCGCCTTCTTTTCCCTGCAATCCCTGGTTGGCTCCAAGGAGTTCCCGTAGCTATGATATACAGCGCGCAGAAAAggatttgctcctcaattcggTGATTGAGTTTGGTGCCAACAACAAATATCGAAGTTGGAACGATGAGTTTCAGTCGGCTCTGGACATGCCGGTTGGGACCGTTCAAGAAATTATTGACAGAGACTATACATTGCAACGCATTCATTGCGATTTTGTCGAAGTCGCTACGCAGGGGGCAGTGGCCATTGTTGAAGGAAAGGTCCAGGCCATAAACGTGTACGACTCGCAGATCAATAGGGCTTATATATATAGTGACATCTTCTACAGTCAGGCTGTTGACCCGGTTGGAATGTGTGATGATGAGACTTTTTCGAAAGTTATTAACGTCAATCTTCTCTGCCTGAAGAATTTTTATTCGGTCGATCCGCCTGACCTCCGATCTTTAAACATGGCCATCATCGACTACCGAGGCTTTCGCCTTGTTGCGCAAACAATTATCCCCGACATTTTTGAGGGCCTGCTAGCCGGTGAGGAGGTCGTCACCTACGGAAAGCTAGAAGCGATTCATTGTGATCCAGAATTCCACCGACGATTGGGCCAGGTCGCCGCACAATTCCATCTAAGAGAGCATCAAGTATCCGTTCGTGTGGGCGATGAACCGTCGCCTGTGTATAAGCTGTGGACCAGTTGCGATGTCAAGGGGATCGTTGACAAAAACAACCGCTACTATTTGATTGATTTGGCCTACATGCTGCCTCGCGATTACAACTACAGGAACAGCGCCTATTCAAACGCGGTCTACCGTCCGGAATTGATTCAGCAGTATATCTATTCCCACGGAGTTCCCTCTTCTGATAAGCAATCGGCCGCGGACAACGAATCGGACGCCTCCAAGCAAGCTGAAGGCGACTCTAAAGCGTCCGCACAGAACGGCCACGAGAAGTTGGTGTTCCCGGACTATCGCTTCAACATGGATCTTTACGTCAACAACGTGAACTTGGAAGACAGTCAAGAAGAGCTAGACAAGGATGTGGAGCTAAACAAGGATATAGGTGAGTATTTGATGGCTAAGGCAATCGCCTTGGCCATCGCCGCCTGTAACCATTCCACTAACATACAAGGCGGCCTATATCCAATCAAGGAGATATTGCATGAGTGCGGTGTGAACCTGAGGTATTTAGGCTACTTGACGAACTTGGCAGCTTCGAAGGCGCCCGCTCACGTGAATGCGCTGGTAAGCGAAATGATCGTTCGCTCGGCCAAGACTCTGTTCAGGCGCTTTATTCGCTCTGCTCCTGAAAACCAACTCGCTTGCCGCACCGCCGAGTTCTTGAACGCCTTATTCCAAAGGCCCAGCGAAGCCGAACTGTCAAATATTTCTTCAGATGTATCCCCTCAGCCATTCACTGCTGACTCCGCGCCCTCGCGAGCTGCGCTTTGGACGCAAATTTACCGCCTGGTCAAGTCCAAATACAGATACGACTTGCCTGTCCCTGTCGATGAAACTTTCTTTATAACCGCCAACCTTCGTTCTTTTTGCTTAAGTTGCGGCATCGCGCTCAGAGCTCGCTCTTACAACTTCGAAGATGCTGAGCATATCTTCTTTtcagaggacatccaccaactgctgccggTCGTCAAGCACGTTTCACCAGTATCGGGTTATGGAGATAGCATTCTTTCATTCAGCGAAAAAGCCTCGAGAACGGACCATCAACTTGCCTACAACCTGCTTCAAGAAGTTCACTTCATCTTCCACCAAATCTACGGCCCGGTTCACCCTCTCACAGCCCACTACTTCTTACAACTATCGAATCTCGCCTACAGCTCGGACAAACGCGAATGTGCATACGAATACTCAAAGAGGGCCGTACAAATTTGCGAACAAGTGAACGGCCTAGACCACGCCATCACTGCCTGCGCCTACGATTCGTTGGCGCGCATCTCACTTTCGCTCTCAAAACACGAAGAGGCGCTGAACTACTCCAGACGGGCACTCTATCTGAAGCTGATCAACACAGGGGCGAATTATCTCCACTACGCTAGAATGTACTCGGAATTAATATTTTTGCTATCTGAGCTTCAGAAGTTTGACAGTGCGTCGCGCGTGCTTCACAACTTGCTTGAGTGCATGGGACGCAGGCTGGGCGGCCCTCCACTCGACGACCGGAGCTTCGCTCTCCCCTTCACCGCCGATGCGAAGCACACCAGTATCTACCTCAACCTTGCAAACGTCTATCACATGATGGCCACGGTCGAACACAAGAAAGGCAACTACGCCAAGGCTCTGTCGTacgaaatgaaaaactacaacattTTGACTTCCGTAGGCTTGAAGGAAACGGACGCCGATGTGTTGTACGCAAACGCGTGGCTAACAGCATTGACAAAAAAGGCGGTCAGTGCCGGAAAAGGCAGACCTCTCACTAAAGACGATAAGCTCGGAGAGCGCCAAACGCAATCCGAGTCCTCTAACGTAGCACAAACAGGCCGACGaaacaggaaaaaaaataaaacgaaGAAATAA
- the LOC126329978 gene encoding uncharacterized protein LOC126329978, which produces MKSEEESKAIEPQPIECHNDSKNVVLPWANVGRLMKISVPIGTKVARPAQECVQSCISEFISFVTGESSDLCMKKKKKVITGDDIIKALKSLGFDNYVQPLQIYLDKYREARKLEKDNSEDEESEESYIDKKDTKDVSLLRPNFVEESYYLNGNCME; this is translated from the exons ATGAAAAGCGAAGAGGAATCTAAAGCTATAGAGCCACAGCCTATTGAATGTCATAATGACTCCAAAAATGTAGTACTTCCTTGGGCGAACGTCGGTCGTTTGATGAAGATATCGGTTCCTATAGGGACCAAAGTCGCGAGACCTGCGCAAGAATGCGTCCAAAGCTGTATTTCTGAGTTTATTAGCTTTGTAACGGGAGA ATCTAGTGACCTatgtatgaaaaagaaaaaaaaagttattacgGGAGATGACATCATCAAAGCATTGAAGTCGTTGGGATTCGACAACTACGTTCAGCCGCTTCAGATTTATCTTGATAAGTACAGG GAAGCAAGAAAACTAGAGAAGGACAACAGCGAAGATGAAGAAAGTGAGGAAAGTTATATTGACAAGAAAGACACTAAGGATGTATCGTTACTTCGGCCGAATTTTGTAGAAGAAAGCTACTACCTGAATGGGAATTGTATGGAGTAG
- the LOC126329981 gene encoding serrate RNA effector molecule homolog isoform X1, which produces MEGMSTSYQSPNYEASNSSPKADYVKYRNGTCKTGSHELNERLYGREGDIDYHQYRERERIAHDRGYRERLRERTPPHKRRRSNDDPYWESPGRFRSSRDHDIDRRYYGSRYDREHERHRYDGGYHRNWSLNSHDASSSPHPILDGAFKSLRQFADYTDQPNADIGPQSENASRYELYKQDYNARHSQQFLEEHKKEDWFRERYDPRVISKRYEARLSMAKQEAEDFLNELRRGEINFSSKADDNEWAVPESAKIKTNNVGFAKGEQLESKENIENKIENLKNSEKDTGSTTQEIVGLEGQKGDTSDVATVDAEEQNDGVVDSKEAASLDVPKEGSMDVDVTSSKSNDLSEPVDGQVECAAIYEGDGLITDKAAIDSSKDSSTNAKHSDTLCDGNIHSESLVHEVLDNMEGDSKEIANDSEKATGTILATDSIDTSNSSESKGVETSDGSTLTGFSDSNNTAEAISSTSATAKNCFHEGPDAPPNTTLFIKQIPPTCSREELENLLSQVTTGKMKRLLMSDVNFTKNFTHIAWVTYTTPEAASEAFLKYQGYKLTDYEVQLSEHKPRASDRKTKITPFLASKPERLEHDLNQAKKLCLMLDGEKSIETWFSKEENAALLENRTVEQQLDLMILYLRRVHWFCYYSGEEFHSFDSMIMRAGELYLRGTENYHSKNQNAQQWAATLDAKIEDRLHHPYQHELVTGQVGIRNWLESFFENNIVQEEENRAHCALCLKRFRGVEFVKKHLQIKHKELIQAGEEEVYNQVFFNNYIGDPRRITPVHVALLPILPNTNSGRDGRRNLILDDKRRKRKGKGNVQAQAGGQQRNQIINGTSFSGGSRGQGVRVRQIITYVDLDAPTPKKTDVDYTQQLQAFREKMEATKKNMSQN; this is translated from the exons ATGGAAGGAATGAGTACCTCATATCAATCTCCTAATTATGAGGCATCCAACTCATCCCCAAAAG CCGATTATGTTAAATATAGAAATGGGACATGCAAGACAGGTAGTCATGAGCTGAATGAAAGACTTTATGGACGCGAAGGAGACATTGATTACCACCAGTATCGAGAAAGAGAACGAATTGCACACGATAGAGGTTACAGAGAGCGCCTGCGTGAGAGAACTCCGCCTCACAAGCGGCGTCGTTCTAATGATGACCCATACTG GGAATCACCTGGAAGATTTAGAAGTAGCAGAGATCACGATATAGATCGACGGTATTATGGGTCTCGGTATGACAGGGAGCATGAGCGACACCGCTACGACGGTGGATATCATCGAAATTGGAGCTTGAACTCTCACGATGCATCATCTAGTCCTCATCCTATATTAGATGGTGCTTTTAAAAGTCTTCGACAGTTTGCTGATTACACTGACCAGCCCAATGCAGACATTGGTCCACAAAGCGAAAATGCGAGTCGCTATGAGCTGTATAAGCAGGATTACAATGCCAGACACTCTCAACAGTTTTTAGAGGAACATAAAAAAGAGGATTGGTTCAGGGAGCGGTACGATCCCAGGGTAATTAGCAAGAGATATGAGGCGCGCTTGAGTATGGCGAAGCAAGAGGCAGAGGATTTTTTGAATGAACTTAGGAGAGGTGAAATCAACTTTAGTTCAAAAGCGGATGATAACGAATGGGCAGTTCCAGAATCAGCGAAAATCAAAACCAATAATGTAGGATTCGCAAAAGGCGAACAACTGGAATCTAAAGAAAATATAGAGAATAAAATTGAAAATCTAAAGAATTCTGAGAAAGATACTGGCTCAACTACACAGGAGATTGTAGGATTAGAAGGGCAAAAGGGTGAcacctcggatgtggcgacagtggaTGCAGAAGAGCAAAACGATGGTGTAGTGGACAGCAAGGAGGCAGCTTCATTAGATGTACCTAAAGAGGGATCAATGGACGTGGACGTAACATCATCAAAGTCGAACGACCTATCTGAACCAGTGGATGGTCAAGTTGAATGTGCAGCAATATATGAAGGCGATGGCTTAATAACGGACAAGGCTGCTATAGATTCGAGTAAAGATAGTTCGACGAATGCTAAGCATAGTGATACGTTGTGTGACGGTAATATTCACTCTGAGAGTTTAGTCCATGAGGTGTTAGACAACATGGAAGGTGATTCTAAGGAAATAGCGAATGACTCGGAAAAGGCTACTGGTACGATTCTTGCTACGGATTCCATCGATACATCGAATTCTAGTGAATCAAAGGGTGTTGAAACGTCTGACGGTTCAACCTTAACTGGTTTCAGTGATTCAAATAACACAGCTGAGGCCATATCAAGTACAAGTGCTACGGCAAAAAACTGTTTCCATGAAGGGCCCGATGCACCTCCTAATACTACTTTGTTTATTAAGCAGATTCCTCCGACCTGCAGTCGTGAGGAACTCGAAAACCTTTTGTCACAAGTCACAACAGGGAAAATGAAGCGCTTGTTGATGAGTGATGTAAATTTTACAAAGAACTTTACACACATAGCCTGGGTGACATACACAACTCCTGAAGCGGCATCGGAGGCTTTTTTGAAATATCAGGGCTATAAATTAACAGATTACGAAGTACAGTTGAGCGAACACAAGCCTCGCGCATCTGATCGAAAGACAAAAATAACACCTTTTTTGGCATCGAAGCCTGAACGCCTGGAGCATGACCTTAACCAGGCCAAAAAGCTTTGCCTAATGCTAGACGGTGAGAAGTCGATTGAGACCTGGTTTTCTAAGGAGGAAAATGCCGCACTACTAGAAAACAGGACAGTTGAACAACAGTTGGACCTGATGATTTTATATTTACGACGTGTCCACTGGTTTTGCTACTACTCCGGCGAAGAATTTCACAGCTTCGATAGTATGATTATGCGTGCGGGTGAGCTATACTTACGTGGTACGGAAAACTATCACTCAAAGAATCAAAATGCACAGCAATGGGCAGCGACACTGGACGCCAAAATTGAAGACCGCCTGCATCATCCATACCAGCATGAATTAGTGACGGGGCAGGTCGGAATCAGAAACTGGCTCGAATCATTTTTCGAGAACAACATTGTTCAGGAGGAAGAGAATCGCGCACATTGTGCATTATGTTTGAAACGGTTTAGGGGCGTTGAGTTTGTAAAGAAACACTTGCAAATCAAGCATAAGGAGCTGATACAGGCTGGCGAGGAAGAGGTGTATAATCAGGTGTTTTTTAATAATTACATCGGTGATCCACGTAGAATAACGCCTGTTCATGTTGCGTTATTACCGATCTTGCCAAATACAAATTCTGGGAGAGATGGGCGGAGAAACTTGATTTTAGACgacaaaagaaggaaaagaaagggcAAGGGTAATGTTCAAGCGCAAGCAGGAGGACAGCAGCGCAATCAAATTATAAACGGAACCTCATTCTCGGGAGGTAGTCGAGGGCAAGGTGTAAGGGTCCGACAGATTATCACATACGTGGACTTAGATGCACCAACTCCGAAGAAGACAGACGTAGACTACACACAACAGCTACAAGCATTTAGAGAAAAAATGGAAGCGACTAAAAAGAACATGTCTCAAAATTAG